In one window of Pseudorasbora parva isolate DD20220531a chromosome 7, ASM2467924v1, whole genome shotgun sequence DNA:
- the vps72b gene encoding vacuolar protein sorting-associated protein 72 homolog isoform X2: MAVKLSGIQESGDEEYKGDLSETEDEVDSDFDIDEGDEPDSEQEEDGPRRKGRVVTKAYKEPVKVVRPKPKQRKLAELPRRTDKTKIDKYNPPELHEDISKNRKSVRQSTTEHTRLTYLRLQERQVAPRRRKGTRHERPLTQAELLAEAKVTAEVNLRSLENYERLEADKKRQVHMKRQCVGSVIRYHSVLMPLVSDVTLKEENVDVEGLDQDAQQNPGHHLPQALSQSESTLTAPPSVLSANISVPPGPAKCSRTYITFSDDESFQHFFPQSPAPRIPVQEVCPVTHKPALYRDPITDIPYANVQAFRIIREAYKKYVAAHGLPCTGTATPADTTAKNLRQKIIIKQGM, from the exons GAATCAGGTGATGAAGAATATAAGGGTGACCTGTCTGAAACGGAAGATGAGGTGGACAGTGACTTTGACATTGATGAAGGGGATGAACCTGACAGCGAACAGGAGGAGGATGGGCCGCGCCGGAAGGGTAGAGTGGTGACCAAAGCCTATAAG GAGCCAGTTAAAGTGGTGCGGCCGAAACCAAAACAACGGAAACTGGCTGAACTGCCCAGGAGGACAGACAAGACAAAGATCGACAAATACAACCCCCCTGAACTACATGAGGACATCAGCAAGA ACAGGAAGTCTGTACGTCAGTCCACGACCGAACACACTCGGCTGACGTACCTGAGGCTGCAGGAGAGGCAGGTCGCTCCACGTCGAAGGAAGGGTACTAGACACGAGAGACCTTTGACCCAGGCAGAGCTTTTGGCAGAAGCCAAGGTCACAGCAGAGGTTAATCTTCGATCACTGG AAAACTATGAGCGTTTGGAGGCAGACAAGAAACGACAGGTTCATATGAAGCGTCAGTGTGTGGGTTCTGTTATCCGATATCACTCGGTGCTCATGCCCCTGGTGTCGGACGTGACTCTTAAAGAGGAAAACGTGGATGTAGAGGG TTTGGACCAAGATGCCCAGCAGAATCCAGGCCATCACCTTCCACAAGCTCTTTCCCAGTCGGAATCAACCCTTACTGCACCACCTAGTGTCCTATCTGCTAACATTTCTGTGCCGCCAGGGCCCGCCAAATGCTCCCGCACCTACATCACTTTCAGTGATGATGAATCTTTCCAGCATTTCTTTCCCCAGTCCCCAGCTCCTCGAATTCCTGTCCAGGAGGTTTGCCCTGTTACTCATAAGCCTGCGCTCTACCGAGACCCCATCACAGACATTCCATACGCTAATGTACAAGCCTTTAGGATCATCCGGGAGGCCTATAAAAAGTATGTGGCTGCCCACGGTCTGCCCTGCACTGGAACAGCGACTCCAGCCGACACCACTGCAAAGAATCTGCGGCAGAAGATCATTATTAAACAAGGGATGTAG
- the vps72b gene encoding vacuolar protein sorting-associated protein 72 homolog isoform X1 — protein sequence MSLAFSRAPRKTAGNRMSRLLDAEEEDEFYKTTYGGFHDESGDEEYKGDLSETEDEVDSDFDIDEGDEPDSEQEEDGPRRKGRVVTKAYKEPVKVVRPKPKQRKLAELPRRTDKTKIDKYNPPELHEDISKNRKSVRQSTTEHTRLTYLRLQERQVAPRRRKGTRHERPLTQAELLAEAKVTAEVNLRSLENYERLEADKKRQVHMKRQCVGSVIRYHSVLMPLVSDVTLKEENVDVEGLDQDAQQNPGHHLPQALSQSESTLTAPPSVLSANISVPPGPAKCSRTYITFSDDESFQHFFPQSPAPRIPVQEVCPVTHKPALYRDPITDIPYANVQAFRIIREAYKKYVAAHGLPCTGTATPADTTAKNLRQKIIIKQGM from the exons ATGAGTTTAGCTTTCAGCAGGGCTCCTCGAAAGACTGCGGGAAACCGCATGTCCAGACTGCTGGATGcagaggaggaggatgagttCTACAAGACCACCTATGGAGGATTTCACGAC GAATCAGGTGATGAAGAATATAAGGGTGACCTGTCTGAAACGGAAGATGAGGTGGACAGTGACTTTGACATTGATGAAGGGGATGAACCTGACAGCGAACAGGAGGAGGATGGGCCGCGCCGGAAGGGTAGAGTGGTGACCAAAGCCTATAAG GAGCCAGTTAAAGTGGTGCGGCCGAAACCAAAACAACGGAAACTGGCTGAACTGCCCAGGAGGACAGACAAGACAAAGATCGACAAATACAACCCCCCTGAACTACATGAGGACATCAGCAAGA ACAGGAAGTCTGTACGTCAGTCCACGACCGAACACACTCGGCTGACGTACCTGAGGCTGCAGGAGAGGCAGGTCGCTCCACGTCGAAGGAAGGGTACTAGACACGAGAGACCTTTGACCCAGGCAGAGCTTTTGGCAGAAGCCAAGGTCACAGCAGAGGTTAATCTTCGATCACTGG AAAACTATGAGCGTTTGGAGGCAGACAAGAAACGACAGGTTCATATGAAGCGTCAGTGTGTGGGTTCTGTTATCCGATATCACTCGGTGCTCATGCCCCTGGTGTCGGACGTGACTCTTAAAGAGGAAAACGTGGATGTAGAGGG TTTGGACCAAGATGCCCAGCAGAATCCAGGCCATCACCTTCCACAAGCTCTTTCCCAGTCGGAATCAACCCTTACTGCACCACCTAGTGTCCTATCTGCTAACATTTCTGTGCCGCCAGGGCCCGCCAAATGCTCCCGCACCTACATCACTTTCAGTGATGATGAATCTTTCCAGCATTTCTTTCCCCAGTCCCCAGCTCCTCGAATTCCTGTCCAGGAGGTTTGCCCTGTTACTCATAAGCCTGCGCTCTACCGAGACCCCATCACAGACATTCCATACGCTAATGTACAAGCCTTTAGGATCATCCGGGAGGCCTATAAAAAGTATGTGGCTGCCCACGGTCTGCCCTGCACTGGAACAGCGACTCCAGCCGACACCACTGCAAAGAATCTGCGGCAGAAGATCATTATTAAACAAGGGATGTAG